The window TCCCTCGCTGTTTCAGCATTCTGATCAATAATTGAGGTAAAGGGAATAATGTAGAAAATTCGGTCCATTTTATGCTTATTTGCATGGTTTAAAGCAAAGCGCAGACTTGCTAATGTTTTGCCTCCCCCAGTTGGAACCGTTAGTTGGTATAGGCCTTTTGGTTTGCTCGAAAACTTAAAGCACTGGTTGGAGATATCCTGACGAAGAGCATTCACTTTTCTTCGTTTAATATTCTCATCGCTTTGATTATCAAATTTACTTAAATACGAATTCAGTTTCTCTATCAACACCGACCAAGAAACATAAGACACTTTGTTTCTTAATTCCCCTGCTTCCGGGAATTCAAAATTCGCAGTGTCAAGCCTGTCCGCATCAATAAGACAACTAAAAAGGAATCTCGTTAATAAACCGATCTTAAATGTAAGCGTTTCCTTAGAGTCATTTTCTTCTTGCAAAGATAGTAGCTTTTGCCGCAATTGACTTATAATTAATCTATCGGATAATAACTCTTCCATTTTGTGTCTTACTTTATCATTCAAGTTGGATAGTGCCTCTTTGGCTCTTGTTTTTTTATCTGATTTATTTATCCGTCGAGAAAAATTGTCTTCACCGTTCGGTGTTAAGGCGTCTATTAATCCAGAATGGTGTGAAGCAATTGCTATAGACAGAATCTGTGATGCTATCAAGCCATCATTACCTTTACCAGAAAAATGTAGATTTATAATTTGAGCCCCAGCAGTCGAATGGTCGATTTTACCTTTTTTTCCTGTAACATCTATGTAATCATCTTCATCAGGATCAATTAAATCAACTGCTGATCTTATATACTGGTCAAATTCTTGAGTTGCTTTACCTAGATCATGCAATAATCCGAGCAGTTCTCCGTGTTTCTTTAACCCAATTTTTGAGGCAAATTCGCCTGCCAGTAGAGAAGTTTCTTGTAAATGTACCCATAAGCTTTGATTTTTTTTATCTTTTTCACGGTAATGCGCAATAAACTCCACCTTAGTTTCAAGGTTTTCTTTAGAAGACTTGTTTTCTATGATAATCCCTCCTTCTCCATAAGCTTAACTCCAATTTTCATCCTTTTCATACGGATAAACACGATTTAACCACCTAAGTAAGAAAGCATTACCAGTTTACATTATGTAAACATGTGTTATAATCCTTATATTAAAGGGGGTTATATCACATGATAAAAATAAATCTAACATCAGAAGAAAGATACCGTCTGGAAAGGCTCAGTAAACAAGGTAAAGGAAAGATATCTTTCCGAGCTAATATCATTCTTCTAAACGATGCAGGCAGTAGTGCGCCTGATATCGCAAAAGCATTGGGCATAAGCCATCCCACTGTACTATCCTGGCTCAAAAAATATAGAGATAGTGGTATTGACGGGCTTAAGGATAAAGAACATAAGGTTGGAAGGCCTGCAACACTGGGGGATAAGACCCGGGATGCTCTAAAGGAGTTTATGGATAAAAGTCCATTAGATTTTGGGTATCTCCAGACGTGCTGGACCATTTCCCACATTCTTTATCAACTGCAAACTGAATACAGCGTTAACCCCAGTAAAACAACCATAAAAAGGCAATTAAAAAAACTTGGTTATCGTTGGGGACGTCCCCGACATACGGTAGTAAATGCTGAAGACCCTGAGGCAGAAGCTAAGATGGCTGCCATCAGAGAAGCAATCAATAACGCAGGTCCCGATGACTTAGTTGTGTTCGTGGATGAATGGGATGTACACTTGCTCCCTCCTTTGAGGGCAATGTGGATGCCACCTGGTAAACAGGTGCGCATCCCTACCCCAGGGACAAACAAAAAGAAAGCAATTTTTGGAGGTTTGGATGTGTTAAACGGACAATGGTTCTATCAAATCTTTGACAGAAAGAGGACGGGTGAGTTTTGCGAGTATCTGTCACAGATTGAAAATGCTCATACTACAGGAACCATTTATATTATTGCTGATAATGGTCCTTGCCACACCTCCAAAGGTACAGCCAAATGGATTGAAAAGCATCCACGAATAAAACTATTGTTTTTGCCAAGGTACA is drawn from Bacillota bacterium and contains these coding sequences:
- a CDS encoding IS630 family transposase → MIKINLTSEERYRLERLSKQGKGKISFRANIILLNDAGSSAPDIAKALGISHPTVLSWLKKYRDSGIDGLKDKEHKVGRPATLGDKTRDALKEFMDKSPLDFGYLQTCWTISHILYQLQTEYSVNPSKTTIKRQLKKLGYRWGRPRHTVVNAEDPEAEAKMAAIREAINNAGPDDLVVFVDEWDVHLLPPLRAMWMPPGKQVRIPTPGTNKKKAIFGGLDVLNGQWFYQIFDRKRTGEFCEYLSQIENAHTTGTIYIIADNGPCHTSKGTAKWIEKHPRIKLLFLPRYSPHLNPTEKVWWFLKNRIFANRCYASLDDIMQIIHNFFVKLKPVKILQLAPVNI